A portion of the Parambassis ranga chromosome 22, fParRan2.1, whole genome shotgun sequence genome contains these proteins:
- the ythdf2 gene encoding YTH domain-containing family protein 2 yields MSASSLLEQRPKGQANKVQNGAVTQKDTLNDDEFEPYLNTQARQSNAYTAMSDSYMPSYYSPSIGFSYSLNEAAWSTGGDPPMPYLASYGQLSNGEPHYLPDAMFGQPGPLGSNPFLGQHGFNFFPSGIDFSAWGNSSSQGQSGTPQSSGYSSSYAYAPSSLGGAMIDGQSPFAPAANEPLNKAPGMNSLDQGMAGLKIGGAAPGGNADMTPKVVGSGLPGGGPLGPVSSVGPPSMPPVSIAPAKPASWADIASKPAKPQPKLKTKGGMAGANLPPPPIKHNMDIGTWDNKGTMPKATTPQQVPPIPSNGQPPNQASPQPGATAAGNPQMPLSNGQLVPPVSQMGQHQLPPGGQPGMGQMPQPPLSQGPPPPSQQQQPSQPTRWVPPRNRANGFGDASGSGTGQSPPTSSGVGVVPGVPSEPHPVLEKLRMVNNYNPKDFDWNPKQGRVFIIKSYSEDDIHRSIKYNIWCSTEHGNKRLDAAYRSLGGKGPLYLLFSVNGSGHFCGVAEMRSPVDYNTSAGVWSQDKWKGRFDVRWIFVKDVPNSQLRHIRLENNENKPVTNSRDTQEVPLDKARQVLKIIAGYKHTTSIFDDFSHYEKRQEEEECVKKVEVQGSEPYPSNPSNRSHYRLQERQGRVK; encoded by the exons AGCAATGCCTATACGGCCATGTCGGACTCGTACATGCCCAGCTACTACAGCCCCTCCATAGGATTTTCCTATTCCCTGAATGAGGCAGCATGGTCCACAGGTGGGGACCCTCCTATGCCTTACCTGGCCTCCTATGGACAGCTGAGCAATGGTGAACCCCACTACCTCCCGGACGCTATGTTTGGCCAGCCAGGCCCCCTGGGGAGCAACCCATTCCTAGGCCAGCACGGCTTCAACTTTTTCCCCAGCGGCATCGACTTTTCGGCATGGGGAAATAGCAGCTCTCAGGGACAGTCGGGGACACCGCAGAGCTctggctacagcagcagctatGCCTATGCTCCCAGCTCACTTGGGGGTGCCATGATTGATGGACAGTCCCCATTTGCGCCTGCTGCCAATGAGCCCCTTAACAAGGCACCTGGTATGAACAGCCTTGACCAGGGCATGGCGGGGCTTAAGATCGGCGGCGCTGCTCCAGGTGGTAATGCGGACATGACTCCCAAGGTAGTTGGCTCTGGGCTACCTGGTGGGGGTCCCCTTGGTCCTGTGTCATCTGTAGGACCTCCGAGCATGCCTCCTGTCTCAATTGCCCCTGCCAAGCCTGCCTCCTGGGCTGATATTGCCAGCAAACCAGCCAAGCCTCAACCCAAGCTTAAAACCAAGGGTGGCATGGCTGGTGCCAATTTGCCGCCTCCGCCCATTAAACACAACATGGACATTGGCACTTGGGACAACAAGGGCACGATGCCTAAAGCCACCACCCCTCAGCAGGTGCCCCCTATTCCCAGCAACGGGCAGCCACCCAACCAAGCTTCCCCACAGCCTGGAGCTACAGCTGCAGGGAACCCACAAATGCCCCTGAGCAATGGACAGCTGGTTCCACCTGTTTCTCAGATGGGGCAGCATCAGCTACCACCCGGTGGGCAGCCAGGTATGGGTCAGATGCCTCAGCCTCCTCTCTCCCAGGGTCCTCCTCCACCAAGCCAACAGCAGCAACCTTCTCAACCGACTCGCTGGGTCCCTCCGCGGAACCGGGCCAATGGATTTGGGGATGCCAGTGGGAGTGGTACAGGCCAGTCACCTCCCACCTCTTCTGGTGTCGGTGTGGTTCCCGGGGTCCCCTCTGAGCCTCACCCAGTTTTAGAGAAGTTGCGCATGGTAAACAATTATAACCCCAAGGACTTTGACTGGAATCCCAAGCAGGGCAGGGTGTTTATCATCAAGAGCTACTCTGAGGATGACATCCATCGCTCCATCAAGTATAACATCTGGTGCAGCACGGAGCATGGCAACAAGAGGCTTGACGCAGCCTACCGTTCGCTTGGTGGCAAAGGGCCGCTTTATCTTCTGTTCAGTGTCAATGGAAGTGGTCACTTCTGTGGTGTGGCAGAGATGCGCTCACCCGTGGACTACAACACGTCTGCTGGCGTGTGGTCACAGGACAAGTGGAAGGGTCGTTTTGATGTGCGCTGGATCTTTGTTAAGGACGTTCCCAACAGTCAGCTGAGGCACATTCGATTGGAGAACAACGAAAATAAGCCAGTGACCAACTCTCGGGACACACAGGAGGTGCCACTGGACAAGGCCAGGCAGGTGCTAAAGATCATCGCTGGATATAAACACACCACTTCCATCTTCGACGACTTTTCTCACTACGAGAAGCgtcaggaggaagaagagtgtGTGAAAAAG GTGGAGGTCCAAGGCAGCGAGCCATATCCCAGCAACCCAAGCAACAGGAGTCATTACAGGCTTCAG GAGCGCCAAGGACGAGTCAAGTAA